The Methanosphaera stadtmanae DSM 3091 genome includes a window with the following:
- a CDS encoding preprotein translocase subunit Sec61beta, producing the protein MARKDKKTLPASGAGIVRYFNDDTAGVKLSPKQVVIGTIIVALICIALRFTTSVGY; encoded by the coding sequence ATGGCACGTAAAGACAAAAAAACCTTACCAGCTAGTGGAGCAGGTATAGTAAGATATTTCAATGATGATACAGCAGGAGTTAAATTATCACCTAAACAAGTAGTAATTGGAACAATTATTGTTGCATTAATATGTATTGCTCTAAGATTTACTACAAGTGTAGGTTACTAA
- the thiC gene encoding phosphomethylpyrimidine synthase, producing MTQLEYARKGEITPEMEYVAKTENIDVEKLRKNIASGKVVIPKNVHNNTLPTGIGKDLHTKINANIGSSTEMEDINVELEKLDILLKYGADAVMDLSTGPKLHEIRKAIRDKTNIPLGTVPIYEAGVETTSQDKIIVDMDDDIIFKTIINQAKEGVDFITVHCGITQDAIKAVDDSERLMGIVSRGGALTAAWIMHNERENPLYAEYDYLLEICKEHDVTLSLGDGLRPGCIHDATDIAQIRELTTLGRLVKRSQKAGVQVMVEGPGHVPITQVKANMQIQKTICSDAPFYVLGPLVTDVAPGYDHITAAIGASIAGASGADFLCYVTPAEHLCIPNKEHVKQGVIASKIAAEVSDIAKQIPSTMKREYDMAVARDNFDWEKQFELAIDGETARKYYESTSTSDEEMCSMCGDFCAIKMVKDHEKANKN from the coding sequence TTGACTCAATTAGAATATGCAAGAAAAGGAGAAATAACTCCTGAAATGGAATATGTAGCAAAAACTGAAAATATAGATGTTGAAAAATTAAGAAAAAATATAGCTTCTGGAAAAGTAGTTATACCAAAAAATGTGCATAATAATACTCTTCCAACTGGAATTGGTAAAGATTTACATACAAAAATTAATGCAAATATAGGATCATCTACAGAAATGGAAGATATTAATGTAGAGCTAGAAAAACTAGATATACTACTAAAATATGGTGCAGATGCTGTGATGGATTTAAGTACTGGACCAAAATTACATGAAATCAGAAAGGCAATAAGAGACAAAACAAATATACCTCTAGGAACAGTTCCAATATATGAAGCAGGAGTAGAAACAACTTCTCAAGATAAAATTATTGTAGATATGGATGATGATATTATCTTTAAAACAATAATAAATCAAGCAAAAGAAGGTGTTGACTTTATAACAGTACATTGTGGGATTACACAAGATGCAATAAAAGCAGTTGATGATTCAGAAAGATTAATGGGAATAGTAAGTAGGGGTGGAGCTCTAACAGCTGCATGGATCATGCATAATGAAAGAGAAAATCCATTATATGCAGAATATGATTATTTACTAGAAATATGTAAAGAACATGATGTAACACTCTCTCTAGGTGATGGTTTAAGACCAGGTTGTATTCATGATGCAACTGATATTGCACAGATAAGAGAATTAACAACACTAGGAAGACTTGTAAAACGTTCACAAAAAGCTGGAGTACAAGTGATGGTTGAAGGACCAGGTCATGTTCCTATAACACAAGTAAAGGCAAATATGCAAATACAAAAAACCATATGTTCAGATGCACCATTCTATGTTTTAGGACCTTTAGTAACAGATGTTGCACCAGGTTATGATCATATTACAGCAGCAATAGGTGCAAGTATTGCAGGTGCAAGTGGGGCTGACTTTTTATGTTATGTTACACCTGCAGAACATCTGTGTATACCAAATAAGGAACATGTAAAACAGGGTGTTATAGCTTCAAAGATTGCTGCAGAAGTATCTGATATAGCCAAACAAATACCAAGTACAATGAAAAGAGAATATGATATGGCTGTTGCAAGGGATAACTTTGACTGGGAAAAACAATTTGAATTGGCAATTGATGGAGAAACTGCACGTAAGTATTATGAAAGTACATCTACATCTGATGAGGAGATGTGTAGTATGTGTGGAGATTTCTGTGCTATAAAAATGGTTAAAGATCATGAAAAAGCAAATAAGAATTAG